From a region of the Oscillatoria sp. FACHB-1407 genome:
- a CDS encoding GAF domain-containing protein: MDTAPNKLHDRLAALEQENARLRSRLESCERSYTVSQAEVARYRQPKQDEREPVRQTEPDEWVSTCSSSLEHHLLETTAEVARVLLMLMPLNAAVNTALRMIGEALDTDRINVIENFDSFCDSPFPSWRALEYEWTSPGTVPQHSDGKAGQGSYEEIQWLYELFQQGQTASYIIDEAPEPFRSEQMAIGIKSTHLVPIFVEGQWWGVLGIDDCREVKQRSAAELTVLKIAADCIGSSIERDRAQQAVLQAEQERTHSATKHSQELERINTELQQILDRLAESEKRYRTLFELSSEGIVRWEYQQPIPITLSVDEQLELCYESIRIAEVNNALAQMYEYQNAEDLIGLTPKEFHDRNSDVTQAAMRAWIENGYTCQSLETEEIDSYGRKRYFLNSAVSTIENDCVTSTWISQVDITELRETQQALLQTEQGRVTELAKANEALARTSQRLSEQPDLSAFLSHVALEAIAQLDADAAMISMLDEQHQTLRAVAHVEQGRVASGLGAEMPINEAEFVNLLLETRKPRYFDLEREAHLFWPGAIAYHQQRHHQAVIAVPLFAGAEFLGHLGLAFTHTNPINEQSSELLYALAQQAALSIQLTRLAEEAKQAAIAREQEKAAQERAAELAKANEALARVSARLVDQPNLANFLEQVAIEAITQLGAAAGHLTVLDELCGVLRTVALVEPDGVVPVSPIAAEMPVQDAQCIQLLIETRRPRFFDLVEEAHLFWSGSIEYLRQRNCQAVLSVPLCAGGKFLGHLGLAFTRADRITEQGSELLQALAHQAALAIQLTQLAEEAKQAAIAREQEQAAQERAAELVKANEALKRSLDSLALEPSLDKFLGQVLTAISEQLQAPQVEYWYHPTKYCFHIGLIVQQGAIYSRSEIAQIYPDHPGIVGAPIPQEAQDQPIHQYREYFIRDNFDIPLFREHAERYALGLYQELTLPLILGEMNIGMLVIRLPRSYQLSNQQIELAQALAHQATLAVRLTQLTEEAKQAAIAREQEKAAQERAAELEKASIALQQTIDAVGQLEQLDALLPEVLRIVVAAFGARSCGYFEHPTDERIYLRYWFHEGTVYKPEQLLALSDRFILARFLAQGFTVPIEYLGTSHRHRDRAIVLDHLNGTCVPEFDAFAKQLGWGGELNVPLVCNGIALGALVIYRETPVFTQGEITLAESLGKQIALAMQTSQIAEREREIAIAREQQRAAQDRATELAKTNDALKHSLDRLAQESNLNSFLGHVLTEIANQVQATVGHIFLLNTETNELKLCLEIQDGQLYSQARPDEPVLFHSVFPMDITPVFEFLCQKRTLASLTAGEFEGMEWSGVLEWIEREGFTEAIGLALIVGEQPVGLLGLAFRNQSSLKPEEAELVQALAHQATLAIQMCYLAEQAKQTAVLEERNRMAREIHDTIAQGLAGILIQLQAAEDTDLTDAGDRQAHIAQARHLAAASLAEARRSVRALRPQVLEETNLAGALTGLMRDLTSNTSLQVTCRVQGTPYALPTEIETNLLRIAQEAINNTLKHAEATHIQIELSYQLDHVQLQIQDNGQGFDYDQIINLETSKKGYGLISMQERSQQISGNLTIASQPGEGTVLTIVVPLTL, encoded by the coding sequence ATGGATACAGCACCAAATAAGCTCCACGATCGCCTCGCTGCCCTAGAACAAGAAAATGCCAGACTGCGATCGCGCCTTGAGTCGTGCGAACGTTCCTACACAGTTTCACAAGCAGAAGTTGCCAGATATCGACAACCCAAACAAGATGAGCGAGAACCAGTAAGGCAGACAGAACCCGATGAGTGGGTCTCTACTTGCAGTTCTTCTTTAGAGCACCACCTGTTAGAAACGACCGCAGAAGTTGCTCGTGTGTTATTAATGCTCATGCCTTTGAATGCGGCAGTCAATACTGCTTTAAGAATGATTGGTGAGGCATTAGACACCGATCGCATTAACGTCATAGAGAATTTCGACTCGTTCTGCGATTCACCCTTCCCAAGCTGGAGAGCGTTGGAATATGAGTGGACTTCACCAGGAACTGTTCCGCAGCATTCTGATGGGAAAGCTGGACAGGGTAGCTATGAGGAGATTCAGTGGTTGTATGAGCTGTTTCAGCAGGGTCAAACGGCAAGTTACATCATTGATGAAGCTCCAGAACCCTTTCGTAGTGAGCAGATGGCGATTGGGATAAAGTCTACCCACCTTGTTCCCATTTTTGTAGAGGGGCAGTGGTGGGGAGTCTTGGGTATAGATGACTGTCGCGAGGTGAAACAGCGCAGTGCTGCCGAACTCACTGTTTTGAAAATTGCCGCTGATTGCATTGGCAGTAGCATTGAGCGCGATCGCGCTCAACAAGCTGTCCTACAAGCTGAACAGGAGCGGACACACAGTGCTACAAAGCATTCGCAAGAACTCGAACGAATCAATACTGAATTACAACAAATCCTTGATCGCCTTGCTGAATCTGAGAAACGCTATCGCACCCTGTTTGAACTCAGTAGTGAAGGCATTGTGCGTTGGGAGTATCAACAACCTATCCCGATTACATTGTCTGTAGATGAACAACTAGAGTTGTGTTATGAGTCTATTCGCATCGCTGAAGTAAACAATGCCCTTGCTCAGATGTATGAATACCAAAATGCGGAAGACTTAATTGGATTAACACCAAAAGAATTTCACGATCGCAACTCCGATGTAACACAAGCCGCGATGCGAGCCTGGATTGAAAATGGCTACACCTGCCAAAGTCTAGAAACTGAGGAGATTGACAGCTACGGACGCAAGCGATACTTCCTCAACAGTGCAGTTAGCACGATCGAGAATGACTGCGTTACAAGTACCTGGATCAGCCAGGTTGACATCACCGAACTTAGAGAAACTCAGCAAGCTCTTCTACAAACGGAACAAGGGCGGGTCACGGAATTAGCAAAAGCGAACGAAGCACTTGCGCGCACCTCCCAACGCTTGTCAGAGCAACCTGACCTCTCTGCTTTTTTGAGCCATGTGGCACTGGAGGCGATCGCTCAACTGGATGCTGATGCTGCCATGATATCGATGCTAGACGAACAGCATCAAACACTACGGGCTGTCGCTCATGTGGAGCAAGGGCGGGTTGCGTCTGGTCTGGGAGCAGAGATGCCTATCAATGAAGCTGAATTTGTTAACCTGCTTCTAGAAACACGCAAACCTCGCTACTTTGACCTGGAGCGAGAAGCCCACCTGTTTTGGCCTGGGGCGATCGCCTATCATCAACAACGCCATCATCAAGCCGTCATTGCTGTGCCTTTATTTGCAGGGGCAGAATTTCTGGGTCATTTGGGACTAGCATTTACCCATACAAATCCAATCAATGAACAGAGCAGTGAGTTGTTGTATGCACTAGCTCAACAAGCCGCTTTATCCATTCAATTAACACGATTGGCAGAAGAGGCAAAACAAGCGGCGATCGCCCGTGAACAGGAAAAAGCCGCACAAGAACGAGCCGCTGAATTGGCAAAAGCAAATGAGGCACTCGCTCGCGTCTCTGCACGTCTGGTTGATCAGCCTAACCTGGCGAACTTCTTAGAGCAAGTTGCCATTGAAGCAATCACTCAATTAGGAGCGGCTGCTGGACATTTGACAGTTTTGGATGAGTTGTGTGGAGTTCTACGAACCGTTGCATTAGTTGAACCTGATGGTGTTGTACCCGTATCACCCATAGCAGCAGAAATGCCTGTGCAAGATGCTCAATGCATTCAACTCTTAATTGAAACCCGTAGACCTCGATTCTTTGACCTGGTAGAAGAAGCTCATCTGTTTTGGAGTGGATCAATTGAGTATTTGCGACAACGCAATTGCCAAGCCGTACTATCAGTTCCACTATGTGCAGGAGGCAAATTCTTAGGGCATTTAGGGCTTGCCTTTACTCGCGCCGATCGCATTACAGAACAAGGCTCGGAATTATTGCAAGCCCTCGCGCATCAAGCGGCTCTAGCCATTCAACTGACACAATTAGCAGAAGAAGCAAAACAAGCCGCGATCGCCCGTGAACAAGAGCAAGCCGCACAAGAACGCGCAGCAGAACTGGTAAAAGCGAATGAGGCACTCAAGCGATCGCTCGATTCCCTTGCTTTAGAACCCAGTCTCGACAAATTTTTAGGACAAGTACTGACCGCGATTTCAGAACAACTGCAAGCTCCCCAAGTTGAGTACTGGTATCATCCAACTAAATATTGCTTCCACATCGGGTTGATAGTTCAGCAAGGTGCAATTTATAGCAGGTCTGAAATTGCACAAATCTATCCTGACCATCCGGGTATTGTGGGTGCGCCAATTCCCCAAGAAGCACAAGATCAACCGATTCACCAGTACAGGGAATACTTTATTCGAGACAATTTTGACATACCTCTATTTCGAGAACATGCAGAGCGTTACGCTTTAGGGTTGTACCAGGAACTGACTCTGCCGCTAATACTGGGAGAGATGAACATCGGGATGCTGGTGATTCGTCTTCCTCGCAGTTATCAGCTTAGCAATCAGCAGATTGAACTCGCTCAAGCGTTAGCCCATCAGGCAACGCTGGCAGTACGGCTGACACAACTCACAGAAGAAGCCAAACAAGCTGCGATCGCCCGCGAGCAAGAAAAAGCAGCGCAAGAACGGGCTGCTGAATTAGAAAAAGCCAGCATCGCTCTTCAACAAACCATTGATGCCGTGGGTCAACTCGAACAGTTAGACGCGCTTCTGCCTGAGGTGCTGAGAATTGTCGTTGCAGCCTTTGGTGCTCGTAGTTGTGGCTACTTTGAGCATCCAACCGATGAACGCATCTATTTGCGGTATTGGTTCCATGAAGGAACCGTGTATAAACCTGAACAGTTGTTAGCTCTCAGCGATCGATTTATACTCGCACGGTTCCTTGCTCAGGGTTTCACAGTTCCGATTGAATACCTTGGAACTTCCCATCGTCATCGGGACCGTGCAATCGTTCTTGATCACCTCAATGGAACTTGCGTTCCTGAATTTGATGCCTTCGCCAAACAACTGGGTTGGGGCGGAGAACTCAATGTTCCGCTTGTATGTAATGGAATAGCACTCGGTGCACTAGTTATCTATCGAGAGACACCTGTGTTTACCCAGGGCGAAATCACACTAGCTGAATCGCTTGGCAAGCAAATTGCGTTGGCAATGCAAACGAGCCAAATTGCCGAGCGCGAACGTGAAATCGCGATCGCTCGCGAACAGCAAAGAGCAGCACAAGATCGGGCAACAGAGCTGGCAAAAACCAATGATGCTCTCAAACACAGCCTTGACCGATTAGCCCAGGAATCTAACTTAAATTCTTTTCTAGGACATGTTCTCACAGAGATAGCTAATCAGGTACAGGCAACGGTGGGGCATATCTTTCTGCTCAATACCGAGACTAATGAATTGAAACTATGCTTAGAAATCCAGGACGGGCAGCTTTATTCGCAAGCTAGACCGGATGAACCCGTTCTGTTTCATTCTGTTTTCCCAATGGATATTACCCCCGTTTTTGAATTCCTTTGCCAAAAGCGCACTCTTGCGTCCCTAACCGCAGGAGAGTTTGAAGGCATGGAATGGAGTGGGGTTTTGGAGTGGATTGAGCGAGAAGGATTTACCGAAGCCATTGGTTTGGCATTGATTGTAGGAGAGCAACCCGTTGGATTATTAGGGTTGGCATTTCGCAATCAGTCAAGCCTCAAGCCAGAAGAAGCAGAACTAGTTCAGGCACTTGCTCATCAGGCAACCTTAGCGATTCAAATGTGCTACCTAGCCGAGCAAGCCAAACAAACGGCGGTATTAGAAGAACGGAACCGCATGGCTCGTGAAATCCACGATACGATCGCCCAGGGCTTAGCAGGCATTCTGATTCAACTCCAAGCCGCAGAAGACACTGACCTGACAGATGCAGGCGATCGCCAGGCTCATATTGCTCAGGCGCGTCATTTAGCCGCAGCAAGTCTCGCCGAAGCGCGTCGCTCAGTCCGAGCATTACGTCCCCAAGTGCTGGAAGAAACCAACCTGGCAGGTGCGCTCACAGGTTTGATGCGGGACCTAACTTCCAATACCTCGTTACAAGTGACCTGTCGGGTTCAGGGCACTCCCTATGCTCTTCCAACAGAAATAGAAACCAATTTGTTGCGAATTGCTCAAGAAGCAATTAATAATACTCTCAAACATGCTGAGGCGACTCATATCCAGATTGAACTCAGTTACCAGCTCGATCACGTTCAATTGCAAATCCAAGATAATGGACAGGGTTTTGATTACGACCAGATAATCAATCTAGAGACATCTAAAAAGGGTTACGGCTTGATCAGTATGCAGGAGCGATCGCAACAAATTAGCGGAAATCTAACCATCGCGAGCCAGCCTGGAGAGGGAACAGTCCTGACGATTGTTGTGCCATTGACGCTATGA
- a CDS encoding sensor histidine kinase, whose protein sequence is MIAILLNYFDSLAFIPHGHCYLWKPGLVWLHVLSDGGIAFAYFSVSVALVHIVRQRQDFPYPGILQLFGAFIIACGTTHAMEIWTLWHPDYWASGLLKSITATISLLTAATLVPVIPEILSLPSRSELEAAKAQLEELVSDRTRSLRLSEERLQLAVQSVQMGVWEWDIVNNQLRWDDRTCELFNIKSSEVRGYETWESVIHPDDLLRCRAVLQQALIDTTDTSLEFRTIQADNTIRHLESHFLVQRDSQGQALRMIGVNLDITERKQAEAVLKQSEHDLRTIFNRLYDAIFIHDLSGAILDINNRALEMFGVNREQMLSFSVADLSASNAPIEELPYLFRQANAGEDLRFEWPSIRHPNKTIFDSEVTLSRATLNGREICIATARDISDYKAELRKRQQAEAALQQLNRTLEQRVQERTQALQQQAEQERLLRLIIQNIHRSLNLEETLATVLNKTRETLQSDRVAIYQFSSGQSIEFVAESVAEGGVPLIEKDVQILWEDAYLLEKQDEQLQNNIPIVVNDIYVAKHSRHQINQFEVFQIRAYVIIPVFFDGQLWGLFTIYQNFIPRGWQVWEVSLLQQIVVQTAIALRQSRLYEAAQEQVHVLEELSHMKDDFLSTVSHELRSPLTNIKMAIQMIQLRLDQQQINDEHLMRYVQILEDGCTQELNLVNDLLDLQRLEAGVKHQELEHIDLNYWLPSIAEAFESRVQQQQQQLNIDIPQGLPSVVTDLAGLKRILMELLHNACKYTPPHEEITLAVQVQDAMLQIQVSNSGVELPPQELPRLFEKFYRFTSVDRWRHGGTGLGLALVKRLVEYLQGSIQVESANSLTCFTVQLPLKIEF, encoded by the coding sequence ATGATAGCAATACTTCTTAACTATTTTGACAGCTTAGCATTCATTCCTCATGGACATTGTTACCTCTGGAAACCGGGGCTGGTCTGGTTACATGTCTTATCAGATGGAGGCATTGCTTTTGCCTATTTCTCAGTTTCCGTAGCATTGGTTCATATTGTGCGTCAACGGCAAGATTTTCCCTATCCCGGAATTTTGCAACTGTTTGGGGCATTCATTATCGCTTGCGGAACAACACACGCTATGGAGATTTGGACACTCTGGCATCCAGATTACTGGGCTTCAGGATTACTCAAATCAATTACAGCTACTATCTCCTTATTAACAGCAGCAACGCTAGTTCCAGTCATTCCCGAAATCTTATCCCTACCCAGCCGTAGCGAGTTAGAAGCCGCCAAAGCACAATTAGAAGAGCTAGTATCCGATCGTACCCGATCGCTGCGGCTTAGCGAGGAACGCCTACAACTAGCTGTACAGTCCGTGCAGATGGGGGTTTGGGAGTGGGATATAGTCAACAACCAATTGCGCTGGGACGATCGCACCTGTGAACTCTTCAACATCAAATCATCAGAGGTTAGAGGCTATGAAACATGGGAATCGGTTATCCATCCTGATGATTTATTGAGGTGCCGTGCTGTACTACAGCAGGCATTGATTGACACTACAGACACTAGTTTAGAGTTTCGGACAATACAGGCAGATAACACGATTCGTCATCTTGAGTCTCATTTTCTAGTGCAACGTGATTCCCAAGGGCAAGCCCTTCGGATGATTGGGGTGAATCTGGACATTACAGAGCGAAAACAGGCAGAGGCAGTATTAAAGCAGTCTGAACATGATCTACGCACCATTTTCAATCGGCTGTATGATGCAATCTTCATACATGATTTAAGTGGTGCCATTCTTGACATCAATAACCGGGCACTAGAGATGTTTGGAGTCAACCGAGAGCAAATGTTGAGCTTTTCTGTTGCCGATCTTTCAGCTTCTAATGCTCCAATTGAGGAATTGCCGTATCTTTTTCGACAAGCTAATGCAGGTGAAGATTTGCGATTTGAGTGGCCGTCTATTCGTCATCCTAACAAAACCATTTTTGATTCTGAAGTCACACTTAGCAGAGCAACCTTGAATGGGCGGGAAATTTGCATTGCCACTGCGCGTGATATTAGTGATTACAAAGCTGAACTTCGCAAACGTCAGCAAGCAGAAGCTGCTCTACAACAACTAAACCGGACTCTTGAGCAACGGGTACAAGAACGTACCCAGGCTTTGCAACAGCAAGCAGAACAGGAACGTTTGCTACGATTGATTATCCAAAATATTCACCGCTCTTTAAACTTGGAGGAAACCCTAGCAACCGTGCTAAACAAAACCCGCGAAACACTCCAGAGTGACCGGGTTGCCATTTACCAATTCTCCTCGGGTCAGAGTATTGAATTCGTAGCGGAATCAGTTGCAGAGGGAGGAGTCCCATTAATAGAGAAGGATGTTCAAATTCTGTGGGAGGACGCTTACCTGCTGGAGAAGCAGGATGAACAACTACAAAATAACATTCCCATTGTCGTCAATGACATCTATGTAGCTAAACACAGCAGACATCAGATCAATCAATTCGAGGTCTTTCAAATTAGAGCCTACGTAATTATCCCTGTGTTTTTCGATGGTCAGCTTTGGGGGCTCTTTACAATCTACCAAAATTTTATCCCTCGTGGATGGCAAGTCTGGGAAGTAAGTTTGTTGCAACAAATTGTCGTTCAAACTGCGATCGCTCTGCGCCAATCTCGCCTCTATGAAGCAGCCCAGGAACAGGTGCATGTTCTAGAGGAACTGAGTCACATGAAAGATGATTTCCTGAGTACGGTTTCCCACGAGTTGCGATCGCCTCTGACTAACATCAAGATGGCGATTCAAATGATTCAGTTGAGACTGGATCAACAGCAGATTAACGACGAACATTTGATGCGCTACGTTCAGATCCTTGAGGATGGGTGTACACAGGAATTGAACCTTGTTAATGACTTGCTTGACCTACAGCGATTAGAAGCAGGAGTAAAGCATCAAGAACTGGAGCATATTGATCTGAACTATTGGCTCCCATCTATTGCAGAAGCTTTTGAATCCCGTGTTCAACAACAGCAACAGCAACTGAATATCGATATTCCACAAGGATTACCATCTGTTGTGACGGATTTAGCGGGATTAAAGCGAATTCTAATGGAACTGCTCCATAATGCCTGCAAATATACACCTCCTCATGAGGAAATCACGCTTGCAGTGCAAGTTCAAGACGCAATGCTACAAATTCAAGTCAGTAATTCTGGAGTAGAGTTACCACCTCAGGAATTGCCGCGTTTATTCGAGAAGTTTTACCGCTTCACCAGTGTTGATCGTTGGCGACACGGCGGGACTGGATTAGGTTTGGCATTGGTAAAACGTTTAGTTGAATATCTACAGGGATCAATTCAGGTAGAAAGTGCCAACTCCCTAACCTGTTTTACAGTTCAACTTCCACTGAAGATTGAATTTTAG
- a CDS encoding helix-turn-helix domain-containing protein: MLQDSETAIAEIALECGFANQSQFTRRFQQFTGLTPKVYRDQQKLLTYYASCSSAT, translated from the coding sequence TTGTTACAGGATAGCGAAACGGCAATTGCTGAAATTGCATTAGAGTGTGGTTTTGCTAATCAGAGCCAGTTCACTCGGCGGTTTCAACAGTTTACTGGACTGACACCCAAGGTTTACCGAGATCAACAGAAGCTACTCACTTACTATGCTTCTTGTAGTAGTGCAACTTGA
- a CDS encoding AraC family transcriptional regulator yields MNAPTTQNKLPSYTLQRVINYISQNLHQEIQLADLAEVAKISQFYFCHTFKQSTGISPYQYLTRQR; encoded by the coding sequence ATGAATGCACCAACTACTCAAAATAAATTGCCTTCATATACGCTGCAACGAGTCATTAATTACATTAGTCAAAATCTTCATCAAGAAATTCAATTAGCTGATTTGGCTGAAGTTGCCAAAATTAGTCAATTTTATTTTTGTCATACATTTAAACAATCTACAGGCATTTCTCCTTACCAATACTTGACTCGGCAGCGATAG
- a CDS encoding cytochrome b has product MSVLAKRISALSKQLWSLHWLMAVCLLCVYSVGIFTAHVWSEAPFISEMITFHKSVAMLVLGLLIVRIGILINLSWQKYSHRQPRFTRHWLQTIVLHTGLYLFMVAVPISGIFYSNTNDRNAVFFGLTLPRLFGVNESISKFSHDSHVWFAYTFLAFIFLHLLEQHKFIQGKLRRFFKSKTVGSK; this is encoded by the coding sequence ATGAGCGTGTTGGCAAAACGGATATCTGCTCTGTCTAAACAACTGTGGTCTTTACATTGGCTTATGGCAGTTTGTCTACTTTGTGTTTACAGTGTTGGCATTTTCACGGCTCATGTTTGGAGTGAAGCACCGTTTATCAGTGAAATGATTACCTTTCACAAATCAGTAGCAATGCTGGTTTTAGGGTTGCTAATCGTGCGAATCGGGATACTAATCAACCTATCTTGGCAAAAGTATAGTCACCGTCAGCCGAGATTCACAAGACATTGGTTACAGACAATCGTACTGCATACAGGGTTGTATCTGTTCATGGTTGCAGTGCCGATCAGCGGCATCTTCTACTCCAACACTAACGACCGCAATGCCGTTTTCTTTGGTTTAACATTACCGCGTTTGTTTGGTGTAAACGAATCTATTTCTAAGTTTTCTCACGATTCACACGTTTGGTTTGCTTATACATTCCTTGCTTTCATTTTTTTGCATTTGCTTGAGCAGCACAAGTTTATTCAAGGCAAATTGCGACGTTTTTTCAAATCCAAAACAGTAGGTTCAAAGTGA
- a CDS encoding DUF981 family protein: MFINYIPLMLINMVVGFILLGAFVYSGLDGKDAKQWVPGFGMTGAIALTTGLHMIWHWTLPGSYNIAFGELSVLFGITFLGASLALALGWSLLTVTIYSFFAGIAAIVIGFRIVNLGMTNQPILSGTGFIISGLAGVLATPALYWKLNSHLRLIGAVILIIAALIWAYIGYLAYWGHLADYSQWTPSLIQ, from the coding sequence ATGTTTATCAACTACATCCCACTAATGCTGATCAACATGGTTGTTGGTTTTATCCTTTTAGGAGCCTTTGTCTACTCTGGTTTAGATGGCAAGGATGCAAAGCAATGGGTTCCTGGTTTTGGAATGACAGGTGCGATCGCTCTCACAACTGGGCTTCACATGATTTGGCATTGGACACTTCCCGGTAGCTATAACATTGCCTTCGGTGAATTGTCTGTCCTATTTGGTATCACTTTTCTGGGCGCATCATTGGCACTTGCCCTCGGTTGGAGTTTGCTGACGGTAACAATCTACTCATTTTTTGCGGGAATAGCTGCGATCGTAATTGGCTTTCGCATCGTCAATTTAGGCATGACAAACCAACCTATTTTGTCTGGTACTGGCTTTATTATTTCTGGATTAGCCGGAGTTTTGGCTACACCCGCTCTTTATTGGAAGCTGAATTCTCACCTCCGCCTAATTGGTGCAGTTATTCTCATCATAGCGGCATTGATTTGGGCATACATAGGATATCTCGCCTACTGGGGGCACTTAGCAGACTACTCGCAGTGGACACCCTCTTTAATACAGTGA